CACCACGAGACGACCTTGGCCCGGGCGAGGGCGAGTGAGAGCAGCGCGATCCCGACGAGGCCCCCGATCATGCCGGAGAACTGCCAGATCGCGACCGACCACTCCTTGGCGACGGTGTCCATCAGCACGGCATCCTCGATCGCCAGCACGTTGCCGGCGCTGACGAGGAACCAGTCCGACAGCAGCAGGCCCGACATCTGGACGGCACCGAACGCCGTCATCACCGCGGCGATCGGCAGGAAGATCCGGCCCCGGCGGCTACGGAGCAGTCCGAGGGTGGCCAGGGCGCCGAAGACGAGCGCGACCCAGCCGTAGTGCAGGGCGTTCGCCGAGACGAGGCTGAGCGCCGGGTCGGCGGCGAGCGATTCGATGTACCCGGCGGCGCCGGGCGAGGTCTGCTGCGGCGAGGTCAGCATGCCGACGGTGAACAGCAGCGGCGCGGCGATGAGGCCGGCGCCGCCGATCCGCTGCAGGCGGTTCGGGCGGACGGGGCCGAGGTCGATCCGCTTCTGGTTCTTCGCCGGCGCGGCGGGGGCTGCGGGAGCGGGAGCGGGCGTGGAGGTGAAGAGGTCCATGGTGATCTGTGCCTTTCGGGCGGTTCTGGTTGGTGGTCCCAGATTCCCGACCCGGCGACCCGGGCCCCCAGGGAGCGGTGTCCCGCGGTTGTCCCGTTCGGCGCCCGGGAGTCAGGGGCGCCCGAGTCCCGCGTCGCGGGCGCGCACGATCGCCTCGGCGCGGTCGGCCACCTGCAGCTTGGCGAAGATGTTCGAGACGTTGTTGCGGACCGTCTTCGGTGAGAGGAACAGCGTCTGCGCGATCTGCGGGTTCGAGCGCCCGGCGGCGAGCAGATCGAGGATCTCGCGCTCGCGCGCCGTCAGCTGGGGGAACACCTCCGCGGCGGGCGAGGACGCGGGCCCCGTGGCGAAGAAGTCGGCGACGCGCCGTGCGATCGCGGCTCCGAACACCAGCTCGCCGCCGGCGACGGCGGTGATGGCCGCCCGGATCTGGTGCTGGCTCGCGCCCTTGACGAGATAGCCGCGCGCGCCCGCGCGCATCGCGGCGAAGACGGTCTCATCGTCTTCCGACATCGTCAGGATGACGACGGCGAGGTGCGGATGCCGCGCCACGATCTCCTTCGTGGCGGCCAGGCCGTCGAGCCGCGGCATCTGCACGTCCATCACGACGACATCGGCCTCGACGGCGTCGGTCGCCTCGATCGCCTCGGCGCCGTCGGCGGCGGTCGCGGAGATCTCGATGCCGTCCATCGATTCCAGGAGCATCGACAGGCCCTCGCGGTACACGGGGTGGTCGTCGACGAGGATGACGCGGATCGGTTCAGTGGACATCGGCGGCGACCTCCTGGGGCAGGGGAAGACGAGCCCGGATGACGGTTCCCTCGGCCTCACGGGATGAGACCTCCAGCGTGCCGCCGAGCTCGGCGGCACGCTCGCGCTGCGAGTGCAATCCGACCCCGTTCGCCCCCGCCCCCACCCCCGCAAGACCTCGCCCGTTGTCGCGGACCTCGAGGCGCAGCATCCGATCCTCCGCCGCGAGTTCCACCTCGACCCGGCTCGCCCCCGAGTGTCTGTGCGCATTCACGAGCGCCTCGGAGGCGATGCGGAAGG
The Microbacterium sp. SLBN-154 DNA segment above includes these coding regions:
- a CDS encoding response regulator transcription factor — encoded protein: MSTEPIRVILVDDHPVYREGLSMLLESMDGIEISATAADGAEAIEATDAVEADVVVMDVQMPRLDGLAATKEIVARHPHLAVVILTMSEDDETVFAAMRAGARGYLVKGASQHQIRAAITAVAGGELVFGAAIARRVADFFATGPASSPAAEVFPQLTAREREILDLLAAGRSNPQIAQTLFLSPKTVRNNVSNIFAKLQVADRAEAIVRARDAGLGRP